The Anabaena sp. WA102 genome contains a region encoding:
- a CDS encoding barstar family protein — MNHKVFYLDGKKINSKQTFLKQAAEAMEFPTYFGANWDAFDKCNIQSFPIVGLNRLELLDRELIPWLLIWRLFVVVVRIRITRILGCTGLLFIDFL; from the coding sequence ATGAATCATAAAGTTTTTTATCTTGATGGTAAAAAAATTAATAGCAAACAAACATTTTTAAAACAAGCTGCTGAAGCAATGGAATTTCCTACATACTTCGGCGCTAACTGGGATGCTTTTGATAAATGTAATATTCAATCATTCCCAATAGTCGGTTTAAACCGACTTGAGCTTTTAGACAGGGAATTAATTCCCTGGCTTCTTATTTGGAGATTGTTTGTTGTGGTTGTCAGAATCAGGATTACCAGGATTTTAGGATGTACAGGATTGTTATTTATAGATTTTCTGTGA